The following are encoded in a window of Aromatoleum petrolei genomic DNA:
- a CDS encoding response regulator, with the protein MATSLENLRLVLADDHAIVRMGFRMLLEGAGATIVAEADSGEAAIAAVGEHQPDALVMDVTMPGLGGLCALDRLRARHPGARVLMLSAHEDSQIPMRALRSGATGYLSKRAQPQELVRAVAQVARGQRYVDPELAPQLALAQFGGSNDPADALTDKEFAVFLELAKGNSVTQVADTHKLSPSTVGTHLYHIKQKLNAANAAELALIAVRSGLIEA; encoded by the coding sequence ATGGCCACCAGTCTTGAGAACCTCCGCCTCGTCCTCGCCGACGACCACGCCATCGTCCGCATGGGCTTCCGCATGCTGCTCGAAGGCGCCGGTGCCACCATCGTCGCCGAGGCCGACAGCGGCGAGGCCGCCATCGCCGCTGTCGGCGAACACCAGCCCGACGCCCTCGTGATGGACGTGACCATGCCCGGGCTGGGCGGGCTGTGCGCGCTGGACCGCCTGCGCGCGCGCCACCCCGGCGCCCGCGTGCTGATGCTCTCGGCACACGAGGACTCGCAGATCCCGATGCGCGCACTGCGCTCCGGCGCCACCGGCTACCTCTCCAAACGCGCCCAGCCGCAGGAACTGGTGCGCGCGGTCGCCCAGGTCGCGCGCGGCCAGCGCTACGTCGACCCCGAACTCGCCCCGCAGCTCGCGCTCGCCCAGTTCGGCGGTAGCAACGACCCCGCCGACGCACTCACCGACAAGGAATTCGCCGTCTTCCTGGAACTCGCGAAAGGCAATTCCGTGACCCAGGTCGCCGACACGCACAAGCTCAGCCCCAGCACGGTCGGCACCCACCTCTACCACATCAAGCAGAAGCTCAACGCCGCGAATGCCGCCGAACTGGCGCTGATCGCCGTGCGTTCGGGCCTGATCGAAGCCTGA